In Thermoanaerobacterium xylanolyticum LX-11, the genomic window TCAACATGGACCCATCCATATCCTCTGCTTTTACCCGCCCCAATGCTTTCTATCATTTTTAAAGATATCAAAATGAGTTCTTCATATTTCTCTGTACTTTCATCCAAGTATAAGTCCATTGTCCCTTTGAATGTACCGCCTTCGTATACTTCCATTGAATTTAGAGAATTGTCTTTTGCCACTTTTCTATACCTATCAACAGACGTTGAATGCCTTACAGTTCTACTGCCAATGTTAGTCACATCATCATCTAATAATAAGTCATCTATATATAATTTAGATGGGTTATAACCAGGTGAACCAAAAACCTTGCATACAGGACATATGCACTTCATATCGTCATGATGCTCTTCATCGATTAAAGACATGAAGTTTTGCCTCATGATTCCCTTTATTGTGGATGCAGGTATATAAGGTTTTCCACTTCTATCTTTTACAAAGTATTTATCTACAAGACTACCAATGCTATTGCCTGTAGCAATGCACATTGGAGATTTTAATTTTACGACTATATCAAATCTCTTTTTCAAAATATCACCTCAATCCTATACATAATCCCAAATCTCGGTAATGTCATACCACGGTGAGTGATATTCCATGCCATTTTCACCTGAAAGCCTAAAAAGACCCTCTTCAAAACAGCCATTGGCAATCTCCACAAGTCCTTTTTCAATATCTTCCATATTTGACCTTGACCTGTCGTACATGTAGAAAAGCTTAAACTCCAATGGCAACATCATGCTTGCAGCATCCCTAAGTTTGTATATGTGGTTTTTCATAATCTTTTTGCTTTCTTTCATTTTCAGTATCAAGTTTATAAGCTTAGTCATGTCACTCCACGTGTAATTTAAAATGCCTTGATGTATAAAGTCATAATTGCTGCCTTTATCCAGTTCCAAATACATATTGCTTTCTAAAACTGCAAATGAAACAGTCCCAATTTTGTTGTCCATCTTTTTCGAATATGATTTAGCTTTTTTCAAAAGCTTATTGGCCAATTCAAACATATTCCGTATAGGTGTGGAATATTTGCTTATTGCGACGCCAATCGACATTGTCACATTTGCACTTTTATCAATGTCAGACTTGTTTTGAAATTCTTTGTCAAATGTTTCAATAAGCTTTGACGCCATTATAAAACTGGATTTTGCAGGGGTTATTATGAATATATCATCGCCTCCAAGCTCAATAACTTCAAATGGAATCTCCTCTCCTTCTACCTCATACCCTTTCCATATAGCCTCCAATGTCGCTTTAAAAGCAGAACTTTCCGCTTTTCTGCTGAAATACATCATCTCATACACATTTTTTATGTTCTTTATTATGTTTCCAAAATTATTGCCATCACCGTATATTAATGCCATGTATCCATTGTTTTTAAAGGCCCCAATCTCGTCTAATCCTTGTACCTTTTTTCCACCGTATTGTTTCTCGCCAAAATTTTTTAAATGCATTCTCTGAAACTCCTCATGAAATCCACCTTTGGCGTAAGTCCCAGCTTCAATTTTGTGAAGGCAGCTTAAGCATACACCTTTCTCCCCTTCACTTGTCTGAATTGTATAATGTGCATCCCTCAAATTGCAGAATTTGCATATCAATTTAGATCCGCTTTCTAGCGGTTTGTGGGTTATCTCATCTATCACCATGTCTTTTTCTACTATTCCTTTGTTTACATCGCCATAATTAGGATCAACATTTAAGTACAGCTTTAACTTTTTCCTATCTTCCAGCATTTCTTCGCAATCTCTTATGACTTCCTTATAATCGTTAATCAAATCTTTTAATGTTGTTTTGTGCGATATAAAGGCGCTTTGAGCTGTTATTGTCACATCTTCATAAAGTCTTTCTAAATCATAATCTATATCAATATCATTATCAGGCACCACGGCAAAGACATTTCCTCCACCGCAGTAAATAATGCTTTCTGGTATAAACTTCTCTTTAAAGTAGCCAGGTATCCTTACTCTGTTTATGTTATCTAAAAGATAGCTAGAACCTCTCAAGCACTTTATATCATTGTTCTCGACAATGTACTTTTTTGTCTTGTATACACCGCCTTTTATTACTTTTACATTCACCTTCCCAATCTCATCATCTATCTTTTCTCCAATTGCCAACATATCTACCATCTTTAAAGCAGCATTTACACTTTCACTTTGAGAAATTTCTACGTCAAAAAAATGACGATACATGTTAAGTCTTACTTCTTTCCTGCTGTCCAATGTGTACGCAAAGCAAACAGCCAATGTTGCAGCATCTTTTAAAGAAGGCGCCTTAACATCTTTTTTTTCAATGTATGGCCTAATGTACGGTATTTCGTCTACATCGTTTTTTAAGTACTCGTATATTTCGTCGCTATCCATCATGGATATATCGTGAGCTATCTTTTTAACTTTCTTTTCGTACTCATCCATCTTCATACAGTAATTTGTGCCAGTAACAATGTCTACCCAGCTTATATATCCACTGGGAAGTTTCTCATGTCTAACTTTCTCATCTGCAAAATCTATGTACACGCTATCACCTCACTCTATAATTTTTTCTACATCATCTATAAAGGTATTAAGTTTTTTTACAAAAGTTTTATACGGTTTGCTGTTATCTCTCCATCCAGCATGATTTATATCGTTTCTAAAATCTTTTATGTTGTAAATCAATTTAGCAAATTTATCGCTATTTTCGCTTTCTAACACTTTATTTACAATATCTTCATAAAGTTTTGCCTCATTTTTCCACTTTTCTTTGGGAGGATTATTCATTTTTATGTAAAATGCTTGACCTATAGCATCTCTGATTTTTTGATTGCACTTGTCAACTCCAAACTTGTTGCAGAAATATGTTATTATGCCTTCCTCCAATATCGTAAGCCCTTGCTGTATCATATTGTGGTCTCTGCACCATTTCACCACCTGTATCATGTTTTTGTCTTCATCATCAGTAAAATTATCAAAGTGATTTTTTATATTCTCTATAAGCGGTGTCATAGGTTTTATGTAGCTTTTTTCTGATATGTTATAAGCGAAGTCTATCTTTTCCTTAAGCTCTATTCCATCGCTTGATACCAATTTACCTCTACAAACTGCCACATTGTTTGTGTAATTCTGTATCGATTTACCAACCTTCTCTAATATATTCTTGTCATCTTTCATACCCTTTTTTAAAAGCTCGCCTTTCCCACGCTCTATAAGCTTACTTATGTACCTTGAGTCGCCGTCCTCTATGAAGCGGTCAATTCCAACTGTCCAATCAAGAAGGTTGATAAAAGGAGTGAGATTGAATATAGGCGCATTCCTATCTTCTAATTTTAGTCTGTCTTCAATTTCGTTTGATGGGACTCCGAGAGCTTCTACAGCTCCGTAGTACATTCCTTTTATTTCGCATTTCTTTACAAATTTTGCATAATTCAATATTATAAGTGCTAAGACAGGCAGTGATCTAAATGAATGCGTTATGTCAAAGATTATCTCATCTTTGTAGTTTATCTTTCCTAATACTTTGTCAAATATATCCCAAAGTTCTTCTTCTATTTCCCCAGATGGAATATCTACGGCTTCTATAGTATCTACTATGCCTTCATACTTTTTAAGCACACCAGAAAGCCCACTTTTCTCAGGATGCTTTGCATTTGAAATCCAATTAGCTGTAGTCGCTTCTTTTGTCTTGAAGATGTAAATGCCATCTATTTTGATGCCTTTTTTTAAAAAGATATCTATAAGCGCTTCTTGAACATAGCAAATCGCGTCGATTTTTACGTCATCCAGCGAATAATTGCATTCAGCATATTTGCCTGTACCTAAAAATGAAAAAAACTTTGTCGCCATCACTTCCACCTCTCATATTTTCTAAATCTTACATGTTTAAATGTCCTATGCACTTTTACAGTACCGTCAGTAAATGTCCTTTCGTCCGCATCTCTTGCAGTCGTAGAATATATAGGTATCAATCCGCTTTCAAAGCAAAAATCTACCAATAAAAATGTAGCTCCAAAATCCCCTTGCAAAAGGACATAATCACCTTTTCTAGAATTTTGCTTTATCCACTCAGCAATCTTTCCTACACAAAAGCGTATAGACTCTGCTTCAGGCGGTATAGATGCCCATACTTTTTTAAGGTCATCTGGAAGATATGTAAATTCACCGACACCATAAGTGTGAAAAGCATCTTCCATTTGGTCTTTTGTCAATTGGTGTGAAAACACTAAAAGCATTTTTCTCATTTTATCATGACCTCTTTTATAATTATCAAGGGATATAGACTAAAAGAAATGACAATCCTGATAGGTAGGCTAAATATGACATTTATATAGATATTTCTACACAAATCAAAATTTTCCTGCTTAAAAAATAAAAAAAAACGCCTTAACGTAAGTTAAAGCGCTTATAGTTATATTATCTTTTCAAGTGTCTTCCATGCCAGCAAAGCACATTTTACCCTCGCTGGGAAGTCTGACACTCCTTGCAAGACTTGTGCATCGCCAAGGTCGTCTATATCCACATCTTTTTTGTGTATCATGTCTATAAATTTCTCCACCAGCGTTAAAGCTTCTTTTTTGTCTTTCCCTTTTATAAGATCACACATCATGGATGTAGAAGCTTGGCTTATGGCACAGCCATGACCTACAAATGAGGCATCTTCGATCACATCGCCGTTCATCTTAAGCTCCAATGTTATGTCATCACCGCAGAGAGGATTGTGGCCTCTTTCTTTTATGGTAGGGTTTTCTATCTCCCTTTTATTAGGGGAGTTTTCGTAGTGCTCCATTATTATCTCTGAGTAAAGCTGATTTAAATCGCTCATCTAAACCACTTCCTGACATCTTTTAATCCATCTACAAAAGCATCTACTTCGCTTTTGTCGTTGTAAACGTAGAAACTTGCCCTCACAGTTGCAGGAACACCTAAGTACCTCATGAGAGGCTGACAGCAGTGATGACCACTTCTTACTGCTATGCCATCCTGATCAAGTATCGTGGCTACATCATGTGGATGGACGTTTTCCACATTGAATGATATTATACCTGTCCTATCTTTTGCATCTTTAGGTCCGTACAGTTTTACGTAGTCTATCTTAGACAATTTCTCTAAAGCATATTCCGTAAGCTCTTGCTCATGCTTTAAAATATTGTCAAGGCCTATTTTCTCTACGTACTCTATAGCCTTCATAAGGCCGTAAGCACCTTCAACATTTGGCGTACCTGCTTCAAATTTAAGTGGTGATGGTGCAAATGTAGAATGATCCTCAAAAACCTCGTCTATCATCTCTCCACCGCTTAAAAACGGAGGAATGTCATCCAGAAGATCTTCCTTTATATACAGGACACCTATACCCATAGGGCCCATCATCTTATGGCCTGAAAATGCATAGAAGTCACATCCAAGCTTTTCTACATCTATCTTCATATTTGGTATGCTTTGTGCACCATCTATCAATACTTTAGCACCATTTTCATGCGATAAATTAACAATTTCATAGACAGGGTTTATGATGCCTAAGACATTTGACGAATGTTGTAAAGCGACAAGTTTAACTTTTTCATCTTTCAAAATGCTTTTAAGCTCGTCTAAGTCAAGCCTGGAATTTTCATCAAGGTGGACGTATTTAAGCTTTGCACCTTTTTTCTCCGCCACCATCTGCCATGGAAGGATGTTGCTGTGATGCTCGGCTATCGTCAATACTATCACATCACCTTCACCAATATGCTTAAGGCCCCATGTATATGCCACAAGATTTATAGACTCTGTGGCATTTCGCGTAAACACTATTGACTCAGACGATTTGGCATTTATAAACCTTCTTACAGCATCCTTTGCCTCCTCGTAGGCCTCTGTTGACAATGCGCTTAGATAATGAGGACTTCTATACACATTTGCATTGTACTCTTTGTAATACTTAGATAGCGCATCAATCACATACGTTGGCTTTTGAGTCGTAGCTGCATTGTCAAAATATATGAGCTTTTTCCCGTGTGGAGCTGTCTTTAATACAGGAAAATCTTCTTTTATCTTTAAAACATCCAGCATCAACCAGAAATCCTCCTTCCAATGTGACTTTTAACTGTCTCTTTAAGAGCATCACTTGGCAATGTATCAATTACTGGGTTAAAGCTTGCTTCCACCATCAAAAGCTTTGCTTCTTCCATGCTTAAACCTCTTGACATCATGTAGAAAAGCTTGTTTTCATCAATTTGCCCCGCACTGGCAGAATGGTTTGCCTGCACATCATCTTCAGAACACCATAAAGCAGGTATAGCGTCAGATCTTACCGTCTTATCCAGCAAAAGGACAACTTCGCTTTCATTGCCCTTTGCCTTTCTTGCACCTCTCTTCATGTCTAAGTTGCCTCTAAAAACCGCCTTTGATTTATCTTTCAATGCGCCTTTTACATCAACACTGCTTTCTGT contains:
- a CDS encoding RAMP superfamily CRISPR-associated protein; the encoded protein is MKKRFDIVVKLKSPMCIATGNSIGSLVDKYFVKDRSGKPYIPASTIKGIMRQNFMSLIDEEHHDDMKCICPVCKVFGSPGYNPSKLYIDDLLLDDDVTNIGSRTVRHSTSVDRYRKVAKDNSLNSMEVYEGGTFKGTMDLYLDESTEKYEELILISLKMIESIGAGKSRGYGWVHVDVKEGDE
- a CDS encoding Cas10/Cmr2 second palm domain-containing protein, giving the protein MYIDFADEKVRHEKLPSGYISWVDIVTGTNYCMKMDEYEKKVKKIAHDISMMDSDEIYEYLKNDVDEIPYIRPYIEKKDVKAPSLKDAATLAVCFAYTLDSRKEVRLNMYRHFFDVEISQSESVNAALKMVDMLAIGEKIDDEIGKVNVKVIKGGVYKTKKYIVENNDIKCLRGSSYLLDNINRVRIPGYFKEKFIPESIIYCGGGNVFAVVPDNDIDIDYDLERLYEDVTITAQSAFISHKTTLKDLINDYKEVIRDCEEMLEDRKKLKLYLNVDPNYGDVNKGIVEKDMVIDEITHKPLESGSKLICKFCNLRDAHYTIQTSEGEKGVCLSCLHKIEAGTYAKGGFHEEFQRMHLKNFGEKQYGGKKVQGLDEIGAFKNNGYMALIYGDGNNFGNIIKNIKNVYEMMYFSRKAESSAFKATLEAIWKGYEVEGEEIPFEVIELGGDDIFIITPAKSSFIMASKLIETFDKEFQNKSDIDKSANVTMSIGVAISKYSTPIRNMFELANKLLKKAKSYSKKMDNKIGTVSFAVLESNMYLELDKGSNYDFIHQGILNYTWSDMTKLINLILKMKESKKIMKNHIYKLRDAASMMLPLEFKLFYMYDRSRSNMEDIEKGLVEIANGCFEEGLFRLSGENGMEYHSPWYDITEIWDYV
- the csx2 gene encoding TIGR02221 family CRISPR-associated protein, translated to MATKFFSFLGTGKYAECNYSLDDVKIDAICYVQEALIDIFLKKGIKIDGIYIFKTKEATTANWISNAKHPEKSGLSGVLKKYEGIVDTIEAVDIPSGEIEEELWDIFDKVLGKINYKDEIIFDITHSFRSLPVLALIILNYAKFVKKCEIKGMYYGAVEALGVPSNEIEDRLKLEDRNAPIFNLTPFINLLDWTVGIDRFIEDGDSRYISKLIERGKGELLKKGMKDDKNILEKVGKSIQNYTNNVAVCRGKLVSSDGIELKEKIDFAYNISEKSYIKPMTPLIENIKNHFDNFTDDEDKNMIQVVKWCRDHNMIQQGLTILEEGIITYFCNKFGVDKCNQKIRDAIGQAFYIKMNNPPKEKWKNEAKLYEDIVNKVLESENSDKFAKLIYNIKDFRNDINHAGWRDNSKPYKTFVKKLNTFIDDVEKIIE
- the csx20 gene encoding CRISPR-associated protein Csx20, which produces MRKMLLVFSHQLTKDQMEDAFHTYGVGEFTYLPDDLKKVWASIPPEAESIRFCVGKIAEWIKQNSRKGDYVLLQGDFGATFLLVDFCFESGLIPIYSTTARDADERTFTDGTVKVHRTFKHVRFRKYERWK
- the sufU gene encoding Fe-S cluster assembly sulfur transfer protein SufU; amino-acid sequence: MSDLNQLYSEIIMEHYENSPNKREIENPTIKERGHNPLCGDDITLELKMNGDVIEDASFVGHGCAISQASTSMMCDLIKGKDKKEALTLVEKFIDMIHKKDVDIDDLGDAQVLQGVSDFPARVKCALLAWKTLEKII
- a CDS encoding cysteine desulfurase; translated protein: MLDVLKIKEDFPVLKTAPHGKKLIYFDNAATTQKPTYVIDALSKYYKEYNANVYRSPHYLSALSTEAYEEAKDAVRRFINAKSSESIVFTRNATESINLVAYTWGLKHIGEGDVIVLTIAEHHSNILPWQMVAEKKGAKLKYVHLDENSRLDLDELKSILKDEKVKLVALQHSSNVLGIINPVYEIVNLSHENGAKVLIDGAQSIPNMKIDVEKLGCDFYAFSGHKMMGPMGIGVLYIKEDLLDDIPPFLSGGEMIDEVFEDHSTFAPSPLKFEAGTPNVEGAYGLMKAIEYVEKIGLDNILKHEQELTEYALEKLSKIDYVKLYGPKDAKDRTGIISFNVENVHPHDVATILDQDGIAVRSGHHCCQPLMRYLGVPATVRASFYVYNDKSEVDAFVDGLKDVRKWFR